The following is a genomic window from Prunus persica cultivar Lovell chromosome G7, Prunus_persica_NCBIv2, whole genome shotgun sequence.
ATACCCATTTGAACAAGATGAGCTGCCCAGCtgcacccaaaagaaaaagtagccATTTGAACAAGATCGTCActaataagaagaaaaagaacaaaatcagCAGctgcaccaccaccaccacctgtACTGATCGTACTgatgatgatcatgatcaAATTCAGAAGAAAGACGCCACTGACTttgatcatgatcatgatcatcGCCAGGAACCAAACGGATCAAACCTTACTTCTAGTGCCAGCTGTTACTACTATGACATTAATGACATGGTAGAATCTCCAATATTCACATCGCACCACGACTGCCTGCAGTACCTGCCTACAAACTTGAACGCAACATTTCTGTTTGATCACGATTTCATTGCTGCCGACGCcgcctcctcttcctcctatttggattcttttcttttctttgaagCATTTGGATCGTCGGCTGCTGCTACTGCGGCTGACATGGAATCAGTTTTGCCATTAGCGTGTGCTGATCATCATCTAGGTTGGTGATATATTAATTGAAGCTGCCCGACCCTCCTCATCTCCTCATCTCCTCGTCTCCTCATCTCCTCATCTCCTCATCTCCTCATCACCTcatcataatttaattaaataagagcACTTGTATACTTGGGAGTAGAAGctgttatttataattattagtTAAACgttagttatatatatatatcgagCTAGCTTAAGTATCTAGTGCTTGTTTTTCTCAGGATGCACTCCGACGACTCATAATCGAtccctctttcttttccttttctttttttgaaaatgcaaacaatATATTAACGAGGCAAATCTTCGCACAAAATCTGAATCAAACAGAACAGTCACCTATTTTTCTTCTGCAAAATCATACGCCTAACATGTACGGTGTACCCCAGGCACGCAGGCTCGGTAGAGTTCAATTACCCACACATCACATGGATGAAATTAAAACGGAGTTCGAGGTCTTCGAGCTTTGATTTCTCACAACTAATGAATCAACTTTTCAACTCGACTTGTAGTCGTATGATACAAAACTTCACAGTTGACTTGACACAATAGTAATACGCACAACAAATCACAAGTAAATCCGGGactgaattaaaaataaataataaaaatttggcCAATTGATGATTGTATCATAAGAATTGACATGATATATTGTAAAAATCACTGATGCAGGTAAACCGACAAATACGAAAAATAAGCAAATTGTCTAAAGCAATAGTTTGATTTCTATGTCCAAGTTTAAAGTTGATAAATCCAATCCTTTCCTCCCTGGAATGGGAATGGGGGAATGGGAATTGGAAATACATTCATTTACAATA
Proteins encoded in this region:
- the LOC18771730 gene encoding transcription factor MYB82, yielding MDKKRSSSSSSSSSVVTWKPAAANGNEQAPKKNLWTPEEDLILKKYLETHGEGNWATVSQRSGLMRSGKSCRLRWKNYLRPNIKRGHMSQEEQDLIIRMHKLLGNRWSLIAGRLPGRTDNEVKNYWNTHLNKMSCPAAPKRKSSHLNKIVTNKKKKNKISSCTTTTTCTDRTDDDHDQIQKKDATDFDHDHDHRQEPNGSNLTSSASCYYYDINDMVESPIFTSHHDCLQYLPTNLNATFLFDHDFIAADAASSSSYLDSFLFFEAFGSSAAATAADMESVLPLACADHHLGW